The following proteins are co-located in the Vigna unguiculata cultivar IT97K-499-35 chromosome 9, ASM411807v1, whole genome shotgun sequence genome:
- the LOC114164483 gene encoding zinc finger protein CONSTANS-LIKE 4-like — protein sequence MASKLCDSCKSATATLYCRPDAAFLCGACDSKVHAANKLASRHPRVALCEVCEQAPAHVTCKADAAALCLACDRDIHSANPLASRHERLPVAPFYESVHSVKASSPINFLDDHRFFSDADADVSTEEAEAASWLLPTPKTDLNSSQYLFSESEPVPYIDLDYAVADPKADPKGSATADGVVPVQSNYEPFAYGYKYNSTTLSQSQSQMSQSVSSSSMEVGVVPDGNTMSEISNCSYSKVAAVTVTAQFSAADREARVLRYREKRKNRKFEKTIRYASRKAYAETRPRIKGRFAKRSDADPLSGYGVVPSC from the exons ATGGCTTCCAAGCTCTGCGACTCATGCAAGTCCGCCACCGCCACCTTGTACTGCCGCCCCGACGCCGCCTTCCTATGCGGCGCCTGCGATTCCAAGGTCCACGCCGCCAACAAGCTCGCCTCGCGCCACCCACGCGTAGCGCTCTGCGAGGTATGCGAGCAGGCGCCCGCGCACGTCACCTGCAAGGCCGACGCCGCCGCGCTCTGCCTCGCCTGCGACCGCGACATCCACTCCGCCAACCCCCTCGCAAGCCGCCACGAGCGCCTCCCTGTCGCGCCCTTCTACGAGTCCGTACACTCCGTCAAGGCCTCCTCGCCGATCAACTTTCTCGACGACCACCGCTTCTTCTCCGACGCCGACGCTGATGTCAGCACCGAGGAGGCCGAGGCCGCGTCCTGGTTGTTACCTACTCCTAAAACAGATCTAAATTCCTCTCAGTACTTGTTCTCCGAATCCGAACCCGTTCCCTACATAGATCTGGACTATGCCGTCGCGGATCCGAAAGCGGATCCGAAAGGCTCCGCTACCGCCGACGGTGTGGTTCCGGTGCAGAGCAACTACGAGCCGTTCGCGTACGGTTACAAATACAATTCCACCACTCTCTCGCAGTCACAATCTCAGATGAGCCAAAGT GTATCGTCGTCGTCGATGGAGGTTGGAGTTGTGCCGGACGGAAACACGATGTCGGAGATATCGAACTGCAGCTACAGCAAGGTGGCCGCGGTGACAGTAACGGCTCAGTTTTCGGCGGCGGATAGAGAGGCGAGAGTGTTGAGGTACCGGGAGAAAAGGAAGAACCGAAAGTTCGAGAAGACAATTCGTTACGCTTCGAGAAAAGCGTATGCAGAAACGAGACCAAGGATCAAAGGCAGGTTCGCTAAACGTTCTGATGCCGACCCTCTGTCTGGATACGGCGTCGTTCCGTCGTGCTGA
- the LOC114164175 gene encoding protein GLUTAMINE DUMPER 2-like: MRSIPSTTTSTSTAPTGAASPPHPTWHSPVPYLFGGLAAMLGLIAFALLILACSYWKISGALQNEENGERNVEKLGDSENKESVTVYEEKILVIMAGDEKPTFLATPKASSVSRPLPNHFEQSLQHHVTSQKSQKEVETHLQQPQQTLQQQQQTQTP; encoded by the coding sequence ATGAGGAGCATACCCAGCACGACAACCTCAACTTCAACCGCACCGACAGGCGCCGCGTCTCCTCCGCATCCCACGTGGCACTCTCCCGTTCCCTACTTGTTCGGAGGACTCGCCGCCATGCTTGGTCTCATAGCCTTCGCTCTCTTGATCTTGGCTTGCTCCTACTGGAAGATTTCTGGCGCGTTGCAGAACGAAGAAAACGGTGAAAGGAACGTGGAGAAACTGGGTGATTCTGAGAACAAGGAATCTGTTACGGTGTACGAGGAGAAGATTCTGGTCATTATGGCTGGAGATGAGAAACCCACATTCTTGGCCACCCCCAAAGCCTCCTCTGTTTCTCGTCCACTCCCCAACCATTTTGAGCAAAGCCTCCAACACCACGTCACTTCTCAGAAATCACAGAAAGAAGTGGAAACCCATCTTCAACAACCTCAACAAACgctacaacaacaacaacagacCCAGACACCGTAA
- the LOC114196015 gene encoding uncharacterized protein At1g32220, chloroplastic, with protein MRTLLSRLIHSTPSISRLNTTAVSVSGRNLCTDSNKVDEPFKVEEAETVNVPPPPTEKLLVLGGNGFVGSHICREALDRGLSVASLSRSGRSSLHDSWAGNVTWYKGNILSTDSLKDALNGVTAVISCVGGFGSNSYMYKINGTANINAIRAASDQGVKRFVYISAADFGVVNYLLQGYYQGKKAAETELLSKFPYGGVILRPGFIYGTRSVGSMKLPLGVIGSPLETVLQVAKPLNQIPLIGPLLTPPVNVTAVAKVAVKAATDPVFPPGIIDVYGIQRYSQHKSN; from the exons ATGAGGACATTGCTTTCGCGCTTGATCCATTCCACGCCTTCCATTTCCAGGCTCAA TACAACGGCAGTGTCGGTCAGCGGAAGAAATCTCTGCACAGATTCTAATAAAGTTGATGAGCCATTCAAAGTTGAAGAAGCAGAGACTGTAAATGTGCCCCCACCCCCAACAGAAAAG TTGCTTGTGTTGGGAGGCAATGGATTTGTCGGATCACACATTTGTAGAGAAGCCTTAGATCGTGGCTTATCTGTTGCTAGTCTTAGCAG GTCTGGTAGGTCATCCCTACATGATTCCTGGGCTGGCAATGTTACTTGGTATAAAG GGAATATCCTTTCAACTGATTCATTGAAAGACGCTCTAAATGGGGTCACTGCTGTT ATTTCGTGTGTTGGTGGTTTTGGCTCCAACTCATACATGTACAAAATTAATGGGACTGCTAACATCAATGCAATTAGAGCAGCTTCAGATCAAG GTGTTAAAAGATTTGTCTATATCTCTGCTGCTGACTTTGGTGTAGTAAATTACTTACTGCAGGGGTATTATCAAGGAAAG AAAGCTGCTGAAACAGAGCTCCTGAGCAAATTTCCATATGGAg GAGTAATTCTAAGGCCAGGATTTATTTACGGTACTCGAAGTGTTGGGAGTATGAAGTTACCCCTTGGTGTAATTGGATCTCCATTGGAGACG gTTCTCCAAGTTGCTAAACCATTGAACCAGATCCCACTTATTGGGCCTCTATTGACACCTCCTGTCAATGTTACTGCGGTGGCAAAAGTTGCTGTTAAAGCTGCTACTGATCCTGTTTTCCCACCGGGGATCATAGATGTCTACGGAATACAACGTTACAGTCAGcataaatcaaactaa
- the LOC114164780 gene encoding ankyrin repeat-containing protein BDA1-like, whose translation MNNFLVAAAQDGDVDLLYKLIQMQPYVLEHTDFMPFVDTPLHVAAAAGHASFCTELIRLKPSFSWKLNQCGLSPMHLALQKKHHRLVCRFVEINKDLVRIKGREGLTPLHLATQTGTIDLLPKFLSACPDSIEDVTVRSETSLHIAVKYNQFQALEVLVGWLQRNCQRHAQNRERRILNWRDEAGNTVLHLSVLKVFPQAVKLLLESNIDINAKNFEDLTALDIVEINQTEAHSAEIRDMLVRRGALRGFSIATTTLVEELRAKITFNERIAISVTRLRKRISNDTRNALLVVAILFATNTYEAVRSPPGGVYQAEGSSNNKISTSFQHSEYAAMQEIAGKVVMKMQIFNWFWSFNTFSCYLSILMICFLMPRGRISVFVTFPLSIFSGCYVFSMLVISPSFRLNTATVVLPCVFTLFYGWGSYVYIRLAKKLKMYAHKQKDTFKFVGGNRW comes from the exons atgAACAACTTTCTGGTTGCAGCTGCACAAGATGGGGACGTAGACTTGCTCTACAAGCTGATTCAGATGCAACCCTATGTGCTGGAACACACCGACTTCATGCCATTTGTTGACACTCCTCTGCATGTTGCAGCTGCTGCAGGCCATGCCAGTTTTTGCACTGAGCTCATCAGACTCAAACCCTCCTTTTCATGGAAGCTCAACCAGTGTGGGCTCAGCCCCATGCATCTTGCGTTGCAGAAGAAGCATCACAGATTGGTGTGTCGCTTTGTGGAGATCAACAAGGACCTCGTGAGGATCAAAGGGAGAGAGGGTCTCACTCCTTTGCATCTTGCAACTCAAACTGGGACCATTGATCTTCTGCCCAAGTTCTTATCGGCTTGTCCTGATTCCATCGAAGATGTAACTGTTCGAAGTGAAACCTCGCTGCATATTGCTGTCAAATATAACCAGTTTCAGGCTTTGGAGGTCTTGGTTGGATGGCTTCAGAGAAACTGCCAGAGACACGCTCAGAACCGCGAGCGCAGGATTCTCAACTGGCGGGATGAAGCAGGCAACACCGTTCTCCACCTTTCCGTTCTCAAAGTCTTCCCTCAG GCAGTTAAGTTGTTGTTAGAAAGCAACATAGACATAAATGCAAAGAACTTCGAGGACTTAACAGCGTTGGACATAGTTGAGATTAACCAAACCGAGGCTCACAGTGCAGAGATCAGAGACATGTTAGTGAGGCGTGGAGCTTTACGTGGCTTTTCGATTGCTACCACAACACTGGTGGAAGAGCTACGAGCAAAAATCACATTCAACGAGAGAATAGCGATCTCGGTGACTCGTCTGAGAAAGAGAATATCAAACGACACACGCAACGCATTGTTGGTGGTGGCTATTCTTTTCGCGACAAACACTTACGAAGCAGTGCGTAGCCCTCCCGGTGGAGTTTACCAAGCAGAGGGTAGTTCTAATAACAAGATCAGCACATCGTTCCAGCACAGTGAGTATGCAGCAATGCAAGAAATTGCTGGGAAAGTGGTGATGAAAATGCAGATCTTCAACTGGTTCTGGTCCTTCAACACATTCTCCTGTTATCTTTCCATTTTGATGATATGTTTTCTGATGCCACGAGGGCGAATCAGTGTTTTCGTGACCTTTCCGCTTTCTATATTTTCTGGATGCTACGTCTTCTCCATGTTAGTGATATCACCCAGTTTCAGGTTAAACACTGCCACTGTGGTTCTGCCATGCGTGTTCACGCTGTTCTACGGTTGGGGGAGTTACGTATACATTAGATTAGccaaaaaacttaaaatgtacGCACATAAACAGAAAGACACGTTCAAGTTTGTGGGAGGAAATAGATGGTAA
- the LOC114162337 gene encoding histidine kinase 5-like isoform X1 produces MVCEMENDCIEDMDIEALPSMWPEDIGTDVGKQFIEKPGRDQDMLEEVTIMEEPTIVDFKRLMELTNFTEKGSSQLAYLMKHWEYKQANVVRLLREELDNLSKQRQDVELRKLEILEEHRFEEERYGGDKRPVSILDDVYDGIWHDIPCRKSDAVVQNKKNEIDAEYDTVMYWKQRALQLEKQLEASIQREQILEEKLQESIANIERQSSPVEELSQILKRADNFLHFILQNAPVVIGHQDKDLRYCFIYNHFPSLQEEDIIGKTDVEIFTGAGVKESQEFKREVLEKGLPAKREITFETELFGSKTFLIYVEPVFSKAGETIGINYMGMDITDQVRKRERMAKIREEIAVQKAKETELNKTIHITEETMRAKQMLATMSHEIRSPLSGVVSMAEVLSNTKLDWEQRQLLDVMLSSGDLVLQLINDILDLSKVESGVMKLEATKFRPREVVKHVLQTAAVSLQKVLTLEGHVTDDVPIEVVGDVLRMRQILTNLISNAVKFTHEGKIGINLYVVPEPSFAKAECMQKMTSEHSTISVNGLKEDKYLSTPQSGSNRKPLGDDCPSQNHAFNDECRSPVKSECSMNGDTEEQPYSAGTTVWIRCDVYDTGIGIPEDAIPTLFKRYMQVSADHSRKYGGTGLGLAICKQLVELMGGRLTVSSKEHYGSTFTFILPYKVSNACDNSDDQDELSDVENNDAASDDTIESFFQFQPRTLGSLFSSNGCSRTQMLLPNKIGYTSSHKLGGFSDSLYAILSNDIMSKETCSVDDSSSVVDGPEMSESASSSGHSSEAKNRSLVSRDKLQQDKAHTWSLNGYADSSEATVASGETAAATKSCESQQTCQGQGKTSTTIQSSNCTPGVTKSSSRPKILLVEDNKINIMVTQSMMKQLGHSIHVVNNGVEAVRAVQRCSFDLILMDVCMPVMNGLQATKLIRSFEETGNWDAARNAGIELSLSDSYYECSEPSRKRIPIVAMTANALSESAEECYANGMDSFVSKPVTFQKLKECIEQYLR; encoded by the exons GAGGACATGGACATTGAGGCCCTTCCTTCAATGTGGCCTGAAGATATTGGAACTGATGTTGGAAAGCAGTTTATAGAAAAGCCTGGAAGGGACCAAGACATGTTAGAGGAGGTTACTATCATGGAGGAGCCAACTATAGTTGATTTCAAGCGACTCATGGAGCTTACAAATTTTACAGAAAAAGGGTCTTCTCAGTTGGCGTACCTAATGAAACACTGGGAGTACAAACAGGCCAATGTTGTGCGTCTTCTCAGAGAAGAACTCGACAACCTTAGCAAGCAAAGGCAGGATGTTGAGCTCAGGAAATTAGAGATATTGGAAGAGCATCGATTTGAGGAAGAAAGATATGGGGGTGATAAACGCCCAGTTTCTATTTTGGATGACGTTTATGATGGTATATGGCATGATATACCTTGCAGGAAAAGTGATGCTGTGGTTCAAAACAAGAAGAACGAGATTGATGCTGAGTATGACACCGTCATGTACTGGAAACAGCGAGCCTTGCAATTAGAGAAGCAGCTGGAGGCAAGTATCCAAAGGGAACAGATTCTTGAAGAAAAGCTGCAAGAAAGTATAGCAAACATTGAAAGGCAATCCTCACCTGTGGAAGAACTGTCCCAGATCCTGAAAAGAGCAGACAATTTCTTGCATTTTATACTGCAAAATGCACCTGTTGTTATTGGCCACCAG GACAAAGATTTGCGCTATTGCTTTATATACAATCATTTTCCAAGTTTACAAGAAGAG GACATCATAGGAAAAACGGATGTTGAAATATTCACGGGAGCTGGTGTTAAGGAATCTCAAGAGTTTAAGAGAGAAGTTTTGGAAAAAGGATTGCCTGCAAAAAGGGAAATCACTTTTGAGACAGAACTGTTTGGGTCAAAGACATTTTTGATATACGTAGAGCCCGTGTTTAGCAAAGCAGGGGAGACAATTGGAATAAATTACATGGGAATGGATATAACAGATCAG gtgagaaaaagggaaaggATGGCAAAGATTCGGGAAGAGATTGCTGTTCAGAAAGCCAAGGAAACAGAACTAAATAAAACCATTCACATTACAG AGGAAACAATGCGAGCAAAACAAATGCTGGCGACAATGTCTCACGAGATAAGATCTCCTTTGTCTGGGGTTGTTAGCATGGCTGAAGTTCTTTCTAACACAAAACTCGATTGGGAGCAAAGACAACTCTTGGATGTCATGCTATCTTCTGGAGATTTGGTTCTTCAACTTATAAATGACATCCTTGATCTTTCCAAGGTTGAGTCAG GAGTCATGAAATTGGAAGCTACTAAATTCCGGCCAAGAGAGGTAGTCAAACATGTACTCCAGACTGCTGCAGTTTCGTTGCAAAAAGTACTAACCTTGGAAGGACATGTAACTGATGATGTACCTATTGAG GTCGTTGGTGATGTTTTAAGGATGCGGCAAATTCTCACAAATTTAATCAG CAATGCCGTCAAGTTCACCCATGAAGGCAAAATTGGAATAAACCTTTACGTCGTGCCAGAACCTTCTTTTGCAAAGGCAGAATGCATGCAAAAGATGACTTCAGAGCATTCAACTATTTCAGTGAATGGtttgaaagaagataaataTCTATCAACGCCTCAAAGTGGCAGCAACAGAAAACCTCTTGGTGATGATTGTCCCAGCCAAAACCATGCATTCAATGATGAATGTAGATCACCGGTCAAAAGCGAATGCTCAATGAATGGAGACACTGAGGAGCAACCTTATTCAGCTGGAACAACAGTGTGGATACGTTGTGATGTATATGACACAGGCATTGGAATACCAG AAGATGCTATTCCAACCTTGTTTAAAAGGTACATGCAAGTCAGTGCAGATCATTCTCGAAAGTACGGTGGCACCGGGCTAGGATTAGCAATATGCAAACAGCTG GTTGAGTTGATGGGGGGTCGTTTAACCGTGTCTAGCAAAGAACATTACGGTTCTACCTTCACTTTCATACTCCCATACAAGGTTTCAAATGCTTGTGATAATTCTGATGACCAGGATGAGCTGTCTGATGTAGAGAACAATGATGCTGCATCTGATGATACAATAGAAAGTTTCTTCCAATTCCAGCCACGCACTTTGGGCTCTCTGTTCTCTTCTAATGGATGTAGCAGGACACAGATGTTATTACCAAACAAAATTGGCTACACAAGCTCCCATAAACTTGGTGGATTTTCTGACAGTTTATATGCAATCCTCTCTAATGATATCATGTCAAAAGAGACATGCTCAGTTGACGATTCATCTTCAGTTGTTGATGGTCCAGAAATGTCTGAATCGGCCAGTTCATCTGGTCACAGCTCAGAAGCAAAGAACAGAAGTTTAGTTAGCAGAGATAAACTGCAGCAAGATAAGGCTCATACCTGGTCCTTGAATGGTTATGCAGATTCCTCTGAAGCAACTGTAGCAAGTGGAGAAACGGCTGCAGCAACAAAGTCATGTGAATCCCAACAAACATGTCAGGGTCAGGGAAAGACAAGCACAACTATCCAATCAAGTAACTGTACACCAGGAGTAACCAAATCCTCATCAAGGCCTAAGATCCTTCTTGTTGAAGATAACAAGATTAATATCATGGTGACACAGTCCATGATGAAGCAATTAGGCCATAGCATACATGTTGTGAATAATGGCGTGGAAGCTGTACGTGCAGTTCAGCGCTGCTCTTTTGACTTGATTCTGATG GATGTCTGCATGCCAGTTATGAATGGTCTTCAAGCAACAAAACTGATTCGATCTTTTGAGGAAACAGGCAATTGGGATGCTGCAAGAAATGCTGGAATCGAGCTAAGTCTTTCAGATTCATATTATGAATGTTCTGAACCTTCTAGAAAGCGAATTCCTATTGTTGCT ATGACAGCAAATGCTTTGTCAGAGAGTGCTGAAGAGTGTTATGCAAATGGAATGGACTCGTTTGTGTCAAAACCTGTAACTTTCCAGAAACTGAAAGAGTGTATTGAACAGTACCTGAGGTGA
- the LOC114162337 gene encoding histidine kinase 5-like isoform X2, translating into MVCEMENDCIEDMDIEALPSMWPEDIGTDVGKQFIEKPGRDQDMLEEVTIMEEPTIVDFKRLMELTNFTEKGSSQLAYLMKHWEYKQANVVRLLREELDNLSKQRQDVELRKLEILEEHRFEEERYGGDKRPVSILDDVYDGIWHDIPCRKSDAVVQNKKNEIDAEYDTVMYWKQRALQLEKQLEASIQREQILEEKLQESIANIERQSSPVEELSQILKRADNFLHFILQNAPVVIGHQDKDLRYCFIYNHFPSLQEEDIIGKTDVEIFTGAGVKESQEFKREVLEKGLPAKREITFETELFGSKTFLIYVEPVFSKAGETIGINYMGMDITDQVRKRERMAKIREEIAVQKAKETELNKTIHITEETMRAKQMLATMSHEIRSPLSGVVSMAEVLSNTKLDWEQRQLLDVMLSSGDLVLQLINDILDLSKVESGVMKLEATKFRPREVVKHVLQTAAVSLQKVLTLEGHVTDDVPIEVVGDVLRMRQILTNLISNAVKFTHEGKIGINLYVVPEPSFAKAECMQKMTSEHSTISVNGLKEDKYLSTPQSGSNRKPLGDDCPSQNHAFNDECRSPVKSECSMNGDTEEQPYSAGTTVWIRCDVYDTGIGIPDAIPTLFKRYMQVSADHSRKYGGTGLGLAICKQLVELMGGRLTVSSKEHYGSTFTFILPYKVSNACDNSDDQDELSDVENNDAASDDTIESFFQFQPRTLGSLFSSNGCSRTQMLLPNKIGYTSSHKLGGFSDSLYAILSNDIMSKETCSVDDSSSVVDGPEMSESASSSGHSSEAKNRSLVSRDKLQQDKAHTWSLNGYADSSEATVASGETAAATKSCESQQTCQGQGKTSTTIQSSNCTPGVTKSSSRPKILLVEDNKINIMVTQSMMKQLGHSIHVVNNGVEAVRAVQRCSFDLILMDVCMPVMNGLQATKLIRSFEETGNWDAARNAGIELSLSDSYYECSEPSRKRIPIVAMTANALSESAEECYANGMDSFVSKPVTFQKLKECIEQYLR; encoded by the exons GAGGACATGGACATTGAGGCCCTTCCTTCAATGTGGCCTGAAGATATTGGAACTGATGTTGGAAAGCAGTTTATAGAAAAGCCTGGAAGGGACCAAGACATGTTAGAGGAGGTTACTATCATGGAGGAGCCAACTATAGTTGATTTCAAGCGACTCATGGAGCTTACAAATTTTACAGAAAAAGGGTCTTCTCAGTTGGCGTACCTAATGAAACACTGGGAGTACAAACAGGCCAATGTTGTGCGTCTTCTCAGAGAAGAACTCGACAACCTTAGCAAGCAAAGGCAGGATGTTGAGCTCAGGAAATTAGAGATATTGGAAGAGCATCGATTTGAGGAAGAAAGATATGGGGGTGATAAACGCCCAGTTTCTATTTTGGATGACGTTTATGATGGTATATGGCATGATATACCTTGCAGGAAAAGTGATGCTGTGGTTCAAAACAAGAAGAACGAGATTGATGCTGAGTATGACACCGTCATGTACTGGAAACAGCGAGCCTTGCAATTAGAGAAGCAGCTGGAGGCAAGTATCCAAAGGGAACAGATTCTTGAAGAAAAGCTGCAAGAAAGTATAGCAAACATTGAAAGGCAATCCTCACCTGTGGAAGAACTGTCCCAGATCCTGAAAAGAGCAGACAATTTCTTGCATTTTATACTGCAAAATGCACCTGTTGTTATTGGCCACCAG GACAAAGATTTGCGCTATTGCTTTATATACAATCATTTTCCAAGTTTACAAGAAGAG GACATCATAGGAAAAACGGATGTTGAAATATTCACGGGAGCTGGTGTTAAGGAATCTCAAGAGTTTAAGAGAGAAGTTTTGGAAAAAGGATTGCCTGCAAAAAGGGAAATCACTTTTGAGACAGAACTGTTTGGGTCAAAGACATTTTTGATATACGTAGAGCCCGTGTTTAGCAAAGCAGGGGAGACAATTGGAATAAATTACATGGGAATGGATATAACAGATCAG gtgagaaaaagggaaaggATGGCAAAGATTCGGGAAGAGATTGCTGTTCAGAAAGCCAAGGAAACAGAACTAAATAAAACCATTCACATTACAG AGGAAACAATGCGAGCAAAACAAATGCTGGCGACAATGTCTCACGAGATAAGATCTCCTTTGTCTGGGGTTGTTAGCATGGCTGAAGTTCTTTCTAACACAAAACTCGATTGGGAGCAAAGACAACTCTTGGATGTCATGCTATCTTCTGGAGATTTGGTTCTTCAACTTATAAATGACATCCTTGATCTTTCCAAGGTTGAGTCAG GAGTCATGAAATTGGAAGCTACTAAATTCCGGCCAAGAGAGGTAGTCAAACATGTACTCCAGACTGCTGCAGTTTCGTTGCAAAAAGTACTAACCTTGGAAGGACATGTAACTGATGATGTACCTATTGAG GTCGTTGGTGATGTTTTAAGGATGCGGCAAATTCTCACAAATTTAATCAG CAATGCCGTCAAGTTCACCCATGAAGGCAAAATTGGAATAAACCTTTACGTCGTGCCAGAACCTTCTTTTGCAAAGGCAGAATGCATGCAAAAGATGACTTCAGAGCATTCAACTATTTCAGTGAATGGtttgaaagaagataaataTCTATCAACGCCTCAAAGTGGCAGCAACAGAAAACCTCTTGGTGATGATTGTCCCAGCCAAAACCATGCATTCAATGATGAATGTAGATCACCGGTCAAAAGCGAATGCTCAATGAATGGAGACACTGAGGAGCAACCTTATTCAGCTGGAACAACAGTGTGGATACGTTGTGATGTATATGACACAGGCATTGGAATACCAG ATGCTATTCCAACCTTGTTTAAAAGGTACATGCAAGTCAGTGCAGATCATTCTCGAAAGTACGGTGGCACCGGGCTAGGATTAGCAATATGCAAACAGCTG GTTGAGTTGATGGGGGGTCGTTTAACCGTGTCTAGCAAAGAACATTACGGTTCTACCTTCACTTTCATACTCCCATACAAGGTTTCAAATGCTTGTGATAATTCTGATGACCAGGATGAGCTGTCTGATGTAGAGAACAATGATGCTGCATCTGATGATACAATAGAAAGTTTCTTCCAATTCCAGCCACGCACTTTGGGCTCTCTGTTCTCTTCTAATGGATGTAGCAGGACACAGATGTTATTACCAAACAAAATTGGCTACACAAGCTCCCATAAACTTGGTGGATTTTCTGACAGTTTATATGCAATCCTCTCTAATGATATCATGTCAAAAGAGACATGCTCAGTTGACGATTCATCTTCAGTTGTTGATGGTCCAGAAATGTCTGAATCGGCCAGTTCATCTGGTCACAGCTCAGAAGCAAAGAACAGAAGTTTAGTTAGCAGAGATAAACTGCAGCAAGATAAGGCTCATACCTGGTCCTTGAATGGTTATGCAGATTCCTCTGAAGCAACTGTAGCAAGTGGAGAAACGGCTGCAGCAACAAAGTCATGTGAATCCCAACAAACATGTCAGGGTCAGGGAAAGACAAGCACAACTATCCAATCAAGTAACTGTACACCAGGAGTAACCAAATCCTCATCAAGGCCTAAGATCCTTCTTGTTGAAGATAACAAGATTAATATCATGGTGACACAGTCCATGATGAAGCAATTAGGCCATAGCATACATGTTGTGAATAATGGCGTGGAAGCTGTACGTGCAGTTCAGCGCTGCTCTTTTGACTTGATTCTGATG GATGTCTGCATGCCAGTTATGAATGGTCTTCAAGCAACAAAACTGATTCGATCTTTTGAGGAAACAGGCAATTGGGATGCTGCAAGAAATGCTGGAATCGAGCTAAGTCTTTCAGATTCATATTATGAATGTTCTGAACCTTCTAGAAAGCGAATTCCTATTGTTGCT ATGACAGCAAATGCTTTGTCAGAGAGTGCTGAAGAGTGTTATGCAAATGGAATGGACTCGTTTGTGTCAAAACCTGTAACTTTCCAGAAACTGAAAGAGTGTATTGAACAGTACCTGAGGTGA